A single Carnobacterium alterfunditum DSM 5972 DNA region contains:
- the serS gene encoding serine--tRNA ligase, protein MIDIKRLRTDFDATAKKLEIRGVKSELLEEFVILDKERRSLIVETEELKSYRNEVSGAIATLKRSKENADEKIKEMREVGEKIKELDERLATVDEKIEAITTGLPNLPHESVPVGADEADNDEVRKWGTPVEADFEVKAHWEIAEELGILDFERGAKVSGSRFVFYKGLGARLERAVYNFMLDLHTEEHGYTEMLTPYLVNSDSMFGTGQFPKFKEDVFQIEGTDLTLIPTAEVPLTNYYSDEILKEEQLPIYFTALSPAFRSEAGSAGRDTRGLIRLHQFNKVEMVKFSKPETSYEELEKMTKNAETVLQKLDLPYRVLALCTGDMGFSAAKTYDLEVWIPTQETYREISSCSNTEAFQARRAKIRYRNEETGKLEYVHTLNGSGLAVGRTIAAILENYQQADGSVKIPDVLVPYMGGTTEIRKAD, encoded by the coding sequence ATGATAGATATTAAACGATTAAGAACAGATTTTGATGCTACTGCTAAAAAGTTAGAAATACGTGGGGTCAAAAGTGAGTTGTTAGAAGAGTTTGTCATTTTGGACAAAGAAAGACGTTCTTTAATAGTGGAAACAGAAGAATTGAAAAGTTACCGTAACGAAGTATCTGGAGCTATTGCAACGTTAAAACGCAGCAAAGAAAATGCGGACGAGAAGATAAAAGAAATGCGCGAGGTTGGAGAAAAAATAAAAGAATTAGATGAACGATTAGCAACTGTCGATGAAAAAATAGAAGCAATTACTACAGGATTACCAAACTTACCACATGAATCTGTTCCAGTAGGGGCAGATGAAGCAGACAATGATGAGGTTCGTAAATGGGGAACACCTGTAGAAGCAGATTTTGAAGTGAAAGCTCATTGGGAAATCGCAGAAGAATTGGGAATTTTAGATTTCGAACGAGGAGCTAAAGTATCTGGGAGTCGCTTTGTTTTCTATAAAGGTTTGGGTGCTAGACTAGAACGAGCAGTCTATAATTTCATGTTGGACCTTCACACAGAAGAACATGGCTATACAGAAATGTTAACACCATATTTAGTTAATAGTGATTCAATGTTTGGTACAGGCCAATTCCCTAAATTTAAAGAAGATGTCTTCCAAATTGAAGGAACCGATTTGACTTTGATTCCAACGGCTGAAGTCCCTTTAACAAACTATTACAGTGATGAAATCTTGAAGGAAGAACAATTGCCCATCTACTTTACGGCATTAAGTCCAGCATTCAGATCAGAAGCTGGGAGTGCAGGGAGAGATACACGCGGTTTGATTCGTCTGCATCAATTCAATAAGGTGGAGATGGTTAAATTCAGTAAGCCGGAAACATCATATGAAGAATTAGAAAAAATGACTAAAAACGCTGAAACAGTCTTGCAAAAGCTTGATCTACCGTATCGAGTATTAGCATTATGTACTGGTGACATGGGATTCTCAGCAGCAAAAACATATGATTTAGAAGTATGGATCCCTACTCAAGAAACGTACCGTGAAATCAGTTCTTGCTCAAATACTGAAGCTTTCCAAGCAAGGAGAGCGAAAATTCGTTACCGCAATGAAGAAACAGGTAAATTAGAATATGTTCATACATTAAATGGTTCTGGTTTAGCGGTTGGGAGAACAATAGCTGCAATTTTAGAAAACTATCAACAAGCGGACGGTTCAGTTAAGATTCCTGATGTGCTGGTTCCATATATGGGTGGCACAACTGAAATTCGTAAAGCAGACTAA
- the msrA gene encoding peptide-methionine (S)-S-oxide reductase MsrA, protein MSEQNIEKATFAGGCFWCMVKPFETQPGIESVVSGYTGGHTINPTYEEVCSNTTGHTEAVQITFDPKKFSYKDLVEIYWQQTDPTDAGGQFADRGSSYRPVIFYHNEEQRQIAEASKEALQNSGRFKQPIVTEIQPAEPFYPAEDYHQGFYKKNAAHYSRYRKGSGRASFIESNWTI, encoded by the coding sequence GTGAGTGAACAAAATATTGAAAAAGCAACATTTGCAGGTGGATGTTTCTGGTGTATGGTAAAACCTTTTGAAACACAGCCTGGTATCGAATCTGTTGTTTCTGGTTACACAGGTGGTCACACGATCAACCCAACTTATGAAGAAGTATGCAGTAATACAACAGGTCATACAGAAGCTGTTCAAATAACTTTCGATCCTAAAAAATTCAGTTATAAAGACTTGGTGGAGATCTATTGGCAACAAACAGACCCAACAGATGCCGGCGGACAATTTGCAGATAGAGGTTCTTCCTATCGTCCAGTGATTTTTTATCATAATGAAGAACAAAGACAAATAGCAGAAGCATCTAAAGAAGCATTGCAAAACAGTGGCCGCTTTAAACAACCGATTGTAACTGAGATCCAACCAGCAGAACCCTTCTATCCAGCAGAAGATTATCATCAAGGTTTTTATAAAAAAAATGCTGCTCATTATTCAAGATACAGAAAAGGGTCAGGTAGAGCGAGTTTTATTGAGTCAAATTGGACCATCTAA